A region of the Paracoccus pantotrophus genome:
GCCACCTTCGATCTGGTCTTCCTGACCGGATGGGCGCCCGATGCCAGTCAGCAGAAACCGCTTCGGCCCGGCTCGGCCCGGATGCCGCTTGCCGAAGCTCTTGCCAGCACGAGAAAGCCCGAATGACCTTTACCGAGTACGCCCCAGCCGACCATCCGAACATCCCAGCCCGCAAGATTGGCGTGCTGGTCGCCAACCTGGGCACGCCCGATTCGCCCGACTACTGGCCGATGCGGCGCTATCTGAGCGAGTTCCTGTCGGACAAGCGGGTGATCGATTATCCCGCCTGGAAATGGCAGCCGCTGCTGCAGACTGTCATCCTGTCCAAGCGGCCCTTCACCTCGGGAGCGAACTACCGGCTGATCTGGAACAACGAGGCGAACGAAAGCCCGCTGATGACCATCACCAAGCAGCAGGTGGCGGCGCTGCGCGAGCGGGCCTCGGCGCTGTGGGGCGACCGGGTCATGGTCGATTTCTGCATGCGCTACGGCAATCCCTCGACGCCGGACGTGGTCGAGCGCATGGTCAAGGCGGGCTGCGACCGCATCCTGTTCTTCCCGCTCTATCCGCAATATGCCGGGGCGACGACGGCGACGGCGAACGACCAGTTCTTCCGGGCGCTGATGACGCAGAAATGGCAGCCGGCCTCGCGCACCGTGCCGCCCTATTTCGACCGGCCGGATTATATCGCGGCGCTGGCCGCCTCGGTCGAACGCGCGCTTGGCGGCCGCCAGCCGAGAAAGCTGGTCGCCAGCTATCACGGCATGCCGAAACGCTACCTGATGGAGGGCGACCCCTATCATTGCCAGTGCCAGAAGACCTCGCGCCTGCTGCGGGAACGGCTGGGCTGGGACGAGGGTGTGATCGACACCACCTTCCAGTCGGTCTTTGGCACCGAGGAATGGCTGCGCCCCTATACGGTCGAGCATGTGGCCGAACTGGCCAAGCAGGGCATCACCGAGATCGCGGTGATCTCGCCCGCCTTCTCGGCCGATTGCATCGAGACGCTGGAAGAGATCCAGGGCGAGATCCGCGAGGCCTTCGAACATGCCGGCGGCAAGGAGTTCACCTATATCCCCTGCCTGAACGCCGAGCCCGCGCATATCGACGTGCTGGCGACCGTGATCGCCGAGAATCTGGCGGGCTGGATCTGAGGGTCGGATATGCGGATGTCCGCTTTGCGGAACGAAGCGGACGGTCGTGGCATTAGTGAACATCACCGCGTGCCCTGTTCACCGCATCGATCCACTCGGATGCAACGGCGACCAGCGCGGCGTAGTCGCATATCCTGCATTCTGCCCGCCCTATCAGGTTGCTGAAGAAGTCGGCCCTCGACCTGGTTTGCGGACCATGGTTCACCCTGTGCGTGGCGACGGCGGGGAGCCCAATGGACGACGATTTCACCTAGGTCGCTACCTGGAGGGGTTGCGTGTATGTGGCTTTCGTCATCGACGCCCACGCACGCCGGATCGTCGGCTGGCGGGCGAGCCAAACAGCTCACGCAGGCTTCGTGCTCGAAGCCTTGGAACAGGCCGTGCATGATCGGCGACCGGTCACGGGCGCGGGGCTCGTTTACCATTCCGACCGCGTGTCGCCATACCTGTCGATCAAATACACCGAGAGGCTGGGCGAGGCCGGCATCGAACCATCTGGGGCAGCGTCAGCGACAGCTGCGACAACGCTTTGGCGGAGACGATCGACGGTCCCTTCAAGGCCGGGGTGATCCATCGACGCGGGCCGTGGCGCAGTTTCGAAGCTGTCGAGTATGCCACCCTCGAATGGGTCGACTGGCTCGACAACCGCCGCCTTCTCGAGCCGATCGGAAACATCCCGCCAGCGGAAGCGGAGGCAAGCTTCCACGCCGCTCTGGATACTGAAGACATGGCCGCGTAACTAACCGAAATCAGCCTCCGGAGAACCCGGAGCGGTTCACACCGTCAGCCCCCTACGAGATGCTGGCCAGGTTACAGGACCAGACCGTTAAGCGAAGCCTGGAGTGATCGGACGACGGGGTGTCCCGATTGACGCTGGAGATCGCTGACATCTTTCGCGCCCATGGTCCCACGTGGCGGCGGGCCAATGCCGGGCATGTCAGCCTGACCCAACTGAAGGTCACGTCGGGGCCATAGAGGCCTGCCGGACCGAGGCACTTGGGCCAGGCATGTGGCGGGTTGTGCCAGGTGCGGCCATCACCCTATCGCCTACAACTCCTGCAAGAACCGGCATTGCCCCAGGTGCCAGGGACCGGCGGCGCGCGACTGGATGGCAGCGCGTGCCGAGGATCTGCTCCCGGTCACGCCGTCTTCACCCTTCCGGCCGAGATCGCGCGGATCGCTTCTTGCAACAAGAGGGCGGTCTACGGGCTGCTGTTCAAGGGTGTGGGCATGACTGCCATCGGTCCGAAGGAATGCCCGAACGCGGAAACGGTCATGACCATCGCCGCCGGCCCCAAGCGCCTTGGCGCCCGTGTCGGCATGACCAGTGTGCTGCACACCTGGGGATCGGCGCTGACTCATCCCCACATCCCCATGATCGTTCCGACCGGCGGCCTGTTGCCCGAGGGCACGAGGTGGGTCACCTGCAAGCGCGGGTTCTTGCTGCATGTGCGGGTTCTGTCGCGGCTGTTCCGACGCCTGTTTCTGGACGGGCTGAGGGATCTGCACCGGGCCGGTCAGTTGGTCTTCTTAAGCGATCTTGCCGAGTTGGCCGACGCGCGCACCTTCACCGCCTGACGTGCCCCGTTCCGACAATCCGAATGGGTGATCTATGCCAAGCCGCCCTTCGGAGAACCCGAGGCCGTGCTGGCCTATCTCAGCCGCTACACGCACCGCGTCGCCATTTCCAACGCGCGTCTGGTCAGCGCCGATGCCCATGCCGTCGCCTTTCGCTGGAAGGATTACCGCATCGAATCCGGCGACCGGCAAAAAGTCATGCGGCTGGCCACGCCCGAGTTCATCCGTCGCGTCCTGATCCATGTCCTGCCCGATGGCTTCCACCGCATCCGGCATTCCGGCCTGCTGGCCAGT
Encoded here:
- the hemH gene encoding ferrochelatase, whose translation is MTFTEYAPADHPNIPARKIGVLVANLGTPDSPDYWPMRRYLSEFLSDKRVIDYPAWKWQPLLQTVILSKRPFTSGANYRLIWNNEANESPLMTITKQQVAALRERASALWGDRVMVDFCMRYGNPSTPDVVERMVKAGCDRILFFPLYPQYAGATTATANDQFFRALMTQKWQPASRTVPPYFDRPDYIAALAASVERALGGRQPRKLVASYHGMPKRYLMEGDPYHCQCQKTSRLLRERLGWDEGVIDTTFQSVFGTEEWLRPYTVEHVAELAKQGITEIAVISPAFSADCIETLEEIQGEIREAFEHAGGKEFTYIPCLNAEPAHIDVLATVIAENLAGWI